A window from Opitutia bacterium ISCC 52 encodes these proteins:
- a CDS encoding transglycosylase SLT domain-containing protein, with protein MTKPLYTGTRFERILYSILGFMILLALLVTIDRFFYRNYTVPAELVWKKVRQEAAVYDLEPEFVFAIVFAESSFRPRARNTGGNGIMQVSSGTWGDMSNQPYDIVWDWQVNIEVGTAYLGWCKDYLERKKRFSYPLLAACYNKGPDHVRKNQFDIEKVGKTTNRTYQQLFNGNLAPINR; from the coding sequence GTGACTAAACCTCTCTATACCGGTACACGTTTTGAGAGAATCTTGTATTCAATACTTGGATTCATGATTCTTCTTGCACTGCTTGTAACCATTGACCGGTTTTTCTATCGCAATTACACGGTGCCTGCCGAGCTCGTCTGGAAGAAAGTCCGGCAAGAGGCTGCTGTTTATGACCTGGAGCCAGAATTTGTATTTGCGATTGTTTTTGCTGAAAGCTCGTTTCGCCCTCGGGCCAGAAACACGGGCGGCAACGGGATTATGCAGGTAAGCTCTGGAACTTGGGGAGATATGTCGAACCAACCCTACGACATTGTTTGGGATTGGCAGGTGAATATAGAGGTCGGCACGGCTTATCTGGGTTGGTGCAAAGACTATTTAGAGCGGAAAAAGCGCTTTTCCTATCCACTTTTGGCAGCTTGTTACAATAAGGGCCCCGATCATGTGAGGAAAAACCAATTTGACATTGAGAAGGTGGGGAAGACGACGAATCGAACCTACCAACAGCTGTTCAATGGGAACCTGGCTCCCATCAATCGTTAA
- a CDS encoding VCBS repeat-containing protein, whose translation MPLNPLTDSASCVKNSFFLLLFLWVSSVLAAANIPEFRTVEIDDGLEIGYGVVLADMNGDAKLDIVLADKNQFAWYENPSWQKHIMVENLTDRDHVCIDARDIDGDGKAEVAVGAQWNPGETSDEAKSGSVHYLIPPEDRTQGWTPVQLPHEPTIHRMRWFQTSSGEYELLVLPLHGRGNKGGEGAGVKAIAYKMPSNPRDEWEQTVIDDSMHKTHNLDLVAFRPSANGHESILIAGAEGVLLFRQSNGALNSQKIIGNDEGDVGFLGAGEVRHGKLPGGGLFIATVEPMHGQNLVSYTPPPPGGLTRMGLRNPIFDGMIEGHAIACGDVLGVGSDQIVAGWRGNRQNPDHFGIKLFIPQDEEGNNWESIDIDPDGMACEDLKLGDLDGDGRLDIVACGRSTKNLRIYFNEG comes from the coding sequence TTGCCACTTAATCCACTAACGGATAGCGCTAGTTGCGTGAAAAATAGCTTCTTTCTATTATTATTCCTTTGGGTCTCTTCAGTCCTTGCCGCTGCAAACATCCCCGAGTTTCGCACGGTTGAAATCGATGACGGGCTGGAAATTGGATACGGTGTCGTCTTGGCCGATATGAATGGCGATGCCAAACTCGATATTGTCTTGGCCGACAAGAATCAGTTTGCCTGGTATGAGAACCCTTCCTGGCAAAAACACATCATGGTCGAGAATCTGACCGATCGTGACCATGTTTGTATCGATGCGCGCGACATTGATGGAGACGGCAAAGCCGAGGTCGCCGTCGGGGCTCAATGGAATCCGGGGGAGACTTCCGATGAAGCCAAGAGCGGAAGTGTTCATTACTTAATCCCACCTGAGGATAGGACTCAGGGATGGACGCCCGTCCAATTACCACATGAGCCGACCATTCACCGGATGCGCTGGTTTCAGACAAGCTCAGGCGAGTATGAGCTGTTGGTTCTTCCTCTCCATGGCCGGGGAAATAAAGGAGGAGAGGGCGCCGGAGTAAAAGCCATTGCTTATAAGATGCCATCCAATCCACGTGATGAGTGGGAGCAAACTGTGATCGACGATTCCATGCATAAAACGCACAACCTGGACTTGGTGGCCTTCAGGCCTTCAGCGAATGGGCATGAATCGATTTTAATAGCTGGAGCGGAAGGGGTGCTTTTATTTCGACAGAGTAATGGGGCACTAAACAGCCAGAAAATAATCGGTAACGACGAAGGTGACGTTGGCTTTCTTGGGGCAGGAGAAGTTCGTCACGGGAAACTGCCTGGCGGTGGATTATTTATCGCGACTGTGGAACCCATGCATGGGCAAAATTTAGTGAGCTATACGCCTCCGCCTCCTGGTGGTCTTACCCGTATGGGGCTTCGGAATCCCATTTTTGATGGAATGATCGAAGGTCACGCGATCGCTTGTGGAGACGTGCTCGGAGTCGGCTCGGATCAAATCGTGGCCGGATGGCGCGGTAACCGCCAAAATCCCGACCACTTTGGCATCAAACTATTTATACCACAAGATGAGGAAGGTAACAATTGGGAATCTATCGATATCGATCCTGATGGAATGGCTTGTGAAGACTTAAAGCTAGGAGACCTCGATGGTGATGGTCGTTTGGATATCGTGGCCTGCGGTCGCTCGACTAAAAACCTCCGCATATATTTCAACGAAGGCTAA